Proteins encoded by one window of Chryseobacterium aquaeductus:
- a CDS encoding RDD family protein produces MSQIAINTSQNVNINFNISSVGERFLAFIIDSVIKIAYGVVILYLFFSVFDLGYILNGLDQWSVGAVYSILLFPTVIYPLVLESLMEGQTVGKKVMKIRVVKIDGYQASFGDYLIRWVFRVIDVSVLIVGFITMLVTKNNQRFGDIAAGTAVISLKNNINISHTILENLKTDYIPTFPQVIGLSDNDMRIIKDNYLKALRIDDRQIISKLSDKIKGILKLEVDPTKMTERQFIGVIIKDYNYYTGKE; encoded by the coding sequence ATGTCTCAAATTGCGATTAATACCTCACAAAATGTAAATATTAACTTTAACATCTCAAGTGTTGGTGAAAGATTTCTTGCCTTTATCATCGATTCGGTGATTAAGATTGCCTACGGAGTAGTTATTCTCTATCTCTTTTTCAGCGTTTTTGACTTGGGATATATTTTAAATGGTCTAGATCAATGGTCAGTTGGTGCTGTGTACAGCATTCTCCTTTTTCCGACAGTTATTTATCCTCTTGTTTTGGAAAGCCTGATGGAAGGGCAAACTGTTGGTAAAAAAGTGATGAAAATTCGGGTTGTAAAGATCGACGGCTATCAGGCTAGTTTTGGAGATTACCTTATTCGTTGGGTCTTCCGGGTGATTGATGTTTCTGTTTTGATTGTAGGCTTTATCACCATGCTCGTAACAAAAAATAATCAGCGTTTTGGAGATATTGCTGCCGGAACTGCAGTGATTTCACTTAAAAATAATATCAATATTTCTCACACTATTTTAGAAAATCTAAAAACCGATTATATTCCAACTTTTCCGCAGGTGATAGGTCTGAGCGATAATGACATGAGAATTATAAAAGACAATTATTTGAAAGCTTTAAGAATTGATGACCGACAAATCATCAGCAAACTTTCAGATAAAATAAAAGGTATTCTGAAGTTGGAAGTTGATCCTACGAAAATGACTGAAAGACAGTTTATCGGAGTTATTATCAAAGATTACAATTATTATACAGGGAAAGAGTAG
- a CDS encoding stage II sporulation protein M, translated as MREVYFIKQNKEKWLGIEQVIQGKIKKNPDDLSSLYINLINDLSFSQTYYPKSNTTVYLNHLSSQMFQKIYKTKRVEENRMLYFFKTEVPLLVYQYRRYLLYAFVFFILFTSMGVLSAIYDKDFANIILGESYVNTTIENIKAGNAVGVYQSGSTWGSTIGITLNNIGVGAKMYLYGIFGGVGSLYVLLSNSVMLGSFQYFFYDYGALKDSARGIWLHGVFEIFAMVVEAMCGLILGTSILFPKTLSRFESLKIGLKDSFKIFLSTIPFTICAGIIEGYVTRHALKMPEFLNLIIIFGCLTIIGFYYFVYPFIVNKKINNILTKTNDAVL; from the coding sequence ATGAGAGAAGTTTATTTTATTAAACAAAATAAAGAAAAATGGTTGGGAATCGAACAGGTTATTCAAGGGAAAATAAAAAAAAATCCTGATGACCTGTCTTCGTTGTATATCAATCTGATCAATGATCTGTCTTTTTCCCAAACGTATTACCCGAAAAGTAATACGACAGTTTACCTTAATCATCTTTCTTCTCAGATGTTTCAGAAAATTTACAAGACTAAAAGAGTGGAAGAAAACAGGATGTTGTATTTTTTCAAGACCGAAGTTCCACTTTTAGTGTATCAATATAGAAGATATCTGCTGTATGCATTTGTGTTTTTTATTCTCTTTACTTCTATGGGAGTTCTTTCAGCAATTTACGATAAAGATTTTGCGAATATCATTTTGGGTGAAAGCTATGTGAATACCACGATTGAAAATATAAAAGCAGGAAATGCTGTCGGAGTTTACCAAAGCGGCTCTACTTGGGGCAGCACGATAGGAATTACTTTAAATAACATCGGCGTAGGAGCAAAAATGTATCTCTACGGAATTTTCGGAGGTGTTGGTTCGTTGTACGTTCTTCTTTCCAATTCTGTAATGTTGGGTTCGTTTCAGTATTTTTTCTATGATTATGGAGCTTTGAAAGACAGTGCAAGAGGAATTTGGCTGCATGGAGTTTTCGAAATTTTTGCAATGGTAGTGGAAGCGATGTGCGGATTGATTCTCGGAACATCTATACTTTTTCCAAAAACCTTATCAAGATTTGAATCTCTGAAAATTGGATTAAAAGATTCTTTTAAGATATTTTTAAGTACCATCCCATTCACTATTTGTGCAGGAATCATTGAAGGGTACGTTACAAGGCACGCGTTAAAGATGCCTGAATTTTTAAATCTAATCATCATCTTCGGATGTTTGACGATCATAGGATTTTATTATTTTGTTTATCCCTTTATCGTCAACAAAAAAATAAATAACATACTTACCAAAACCAATGATGCAGTTTTATAA
- the smpB gene encoding SsrA-binding protein SmpB — protein sequence MKIEKTVNILNKRARFEYEFIEELEAGMVLTGTEIKSLRSSKASITEAFCQMIDGELYIINMMIDEYKLGTFYNHKTKRERKLLLHKRELLKLEKKLKDAGNTIIPLKLYINDKGKAKVLIALGRGKKLFDKREVIKDRENKRNLDRILKKS from the coding sequence ATGAAGATTGAAAAAACTGTTAACATATTAAATAAAAGAGCACGCTTTGAATACGAATTTATTGAAGAATTGGAGGCGGGAATGGTGCTTACCGGAACAGAAATAAAATCATTGCGTTCTTCTAAAGCATCTATCACAGAAGCCTTCTGCCAGATGATTGACGGCGAATTGTATATCATCAATATGATGATAGACGAGTACAAATTGGGCACGTTTTACAATCATAAAACAAAAAGGGAACGAAAATTGCTGTTGCACAAAAGAGAATTGTTAAAACTCGAAAAAAAACTCAAAGATGCAGGTAACACAATCATACCTTTAAAATTGTATATCAACGACAAAGGAAAAGCAAAAGTTCTTATAGCGTTGGGTAGAGGTAAAAAGCTTTTTGATAAAAGAGAAGTAATAAAAGATAGAGAAAATAAAAGGAACCTCGATAGAATATTAAAGAAAAGTTAA
- a CDS encoding DUF4129 domain-containing protein, translated as MNKICFFILFLFCFGFSQARDEDSTVVYDDYYEESYEDSLITGHYKNMYRADSVLIENPVSENTVYPKSFKENIKSRYKGEEFDYSASKPKESFWDKLMRKLFKLIQRIFGETSVESSAQITTVVIRLFAILLVGFLLYFIVKFIIGKNGNFIFGKRNKKVVINDEELHENIHEINFPESIASFERSKDYRSAVRYQFLFVLKKLSDKKLILWNPEKTNKDYVAELKVPNLKNEFSNLSYIFDYVWYGEFSIDEESYVKFKEQYQSFKP; from the coding sequence ATGAATAAAATCTGTTTTTTCATACTGTTTCTATTTTGTTTTGGGTTTTCACAAGCACGGGATGAAGACAGCACTGTTGTTTACGATGATTATTATGAAGAATCCTACGAAGATTCTTTAATTACCGGGCACTACAAAAATATGTATCGTGCCGATTCTGTTTTGATCGAAAATCCGGTTTCAGAAAACACTGTATATCCTAAAAGTTTTAAAGAAAACATTAAGTCGAGATACAAAGGTGAAGAGTTTGATTACTCCGCTTCAAAACCCAAAGAATCTTTTTGGGATAAGCTGATGAGAAAGCTTTTTAAACTGATTCAGCGTATTTTTGGCGAAACGAGTGTAGAAAGTTCGGCTCAGATTACGACTGTAGTTATTCGTCTTTTTGCGATCCTTTTAGTCGGTTTTCTGTTGTATTTTATCGTTAAATTTATCATCGGAAAAAATGGAAACTTCATTTTTGGCAAACGAAATAAAAAAGTGGTGATCAATGATGAAGAACTCCATGAAAACATTCACGAAATCAATTTCCCTGAAAGTATCGCCAGTTTTGAACGATCAAAAGATTACCGTTCTGCAGTGCGTTATCAGTTTTTATTTGTTCTGAAAAAACTCAGTGATAAAAAACTCATTCTCTGGAATCCCGAAAAAACCAATAAAGATTACGTAGCAGAATTGAAAGTTCCGAATTTAAAAAACGAATTTTCAAATCTCTCTTATATTTTCGATTATGTTTGGTATGGCGAGTTTAGTATCGACGAGGAAAGTTATGTTAAATTTAAAGAGCAATATCAGTCATTCAAACCTTAA
- a CDS encoding GNAT family N-acetyltransferase — protein sequence MKFENNRSGNGGVITLNNEIKEVGRLTYTIFPEDNKFIISFVLVHPEFEGRGMGKYLVEEAIKFSRENKWNVYPHCSYARSVMKRMNDVEDILLER from the coding sequence ATGAAATTCGAAAACAATAGATCAGGAAACGGCGGAGTGATAACACTCAACAATGAGATTAAAGAAGTTGGAAGATTGACGTACACTATTTTTCCCGAAGATAACAAATTCATTATTTCATTTGTGCTAGTTCACCCGGAATTTGAAGGTCGCGGAATGGGAAAATATTTAGTGGAAGAAGCCATCAAATTTTCACGGGAAAATAAATGGAATGTATACCCACACTGTTCTTATGCAAGATCAGTAATGAAAAGAATGAATGACGTGGAAGATATTTTACTTGAACGTTAA
- a CDS encoding glycosyltransferase family protein, with protein sequence MKILYSFQGTGNGHVARAQEIIPILKKYASVDTLISGHQSQLRTDFPIDFHHRGVSLLYNKSGGISYKKILLENNFLKALNAIREIQLSHYDLIINDYEPLTAWACRSKNIKMIELSHQASMSFKETPKPLRKNFLGESILRHYAPSQYKIGFHFENYHPQIKKPVIRRKIRNLNPSKKGFYVVYLPSFSDENITKVLSQIPVEWKVFSKYTQIHHQIGNVEIYPIDEIHFLESFENCDGILCNAGFEGPAEALFMDKKLFVIPIHNQYEQECNACALDRMGIPNSKILNLEEIRNWVDSDIHFKVNYPDDIEDIILNEVLTFK encoded by the coding sequence ATGAAAATATTATATTCTTTTCAGGGAACAGGTAACGGACACGTAGCAAGAGCTCAGGAAATAATTCCGATTCTTAAAAAATACGCATCTGTTGACACCTTAATAAGTGGTCATCAATCGCAACTAAGGACCGATTTCCCCATAGATTTTCATCATCGTGGAGTTTCGCTTCTCTACAATAAATCGGGAGGAATTTCGTATAAAAAAATTCTTCTTGAAAATAATTTCCTCAAAGCTCTCAATGCAATTCGAGAAATCCAACTGAGCCATTATGATTTAATAATCAATGATTACGAACCTTTAACAGCTTGGGCTTGCAGGTCGAAAAACATTAAAATGATTGAGCTGAGCCATCAGGCTTCCATGAGTTTTAAGGAAACACCCAAACCTCTCCGAAAAAATTTTTTGGGCGAATCTATTTTAAGACATTACGCTCCGAGTCAGTATAAAATTGGTTTTCATTTTGAAAATTATCATCCGCAGATTAAAAAACCGGTTATACGAAGAAAAATAAGAAATCTAAATCCTTCAAAAAAAGGATTTTATGTGGTGTATCTTCCGAGTTTTTCAGATGAGAATATTACCAAAGTTTTAAGTCAGATTCCTGTAGAATGGAAAGTTTTTTCAAAATATACACAGATTCACCATCAAATTGGCAACGTAGAAATTTATCCGATTGATGAGATTCATTTTTTAGAAAGTTTTGAAAATTGTGACGGAATTCTTTGTAATGCAGGTTTTGAAGGTCCTGCCGAAGCACTTTTTATGGATAAAAAACTTTTTGTAATTCCTATTCATAACCAATATGAACAGGAATGCAATGCCTGCGCTTTAGATCGAATGGGAATTCCCAATTCTAAGATCTTAAATCTCGAAGAAATTAGAAATTGGGTAGATTCTGACATTCATTTTAAAGTAAATTATCCCGATGATATTGAGGATATTATTTTGAATGAAGTTTTAACGTTCAAGTAA
- a CDS encoding DUF4013 domain-containing protein — protein sequence MMQFYKKRDFGAFIGDSFVFFKLYGKNYFKNYILLNGLLLILLVVVVIFGYREVLMQIFGSNLNGNSSYLENYFEDNLGMFIAIGMITFIIFSVLMIVNYLYPVFYLKRLVAGQERIKMDDILSDFKNNAGRTGILCLGMIFIVTPVSFILLGLSYAMILIIIGLPIMLFVFPTVMNVVTFLMYDYFNSNKGFFESLSYSVRAQFSYINGRENSPYWKYWGSTTVISIILYVVTTIFTMIPMIIFFATMVTTEPDGNFEQNPFTGAMGILLFVTYGISLMVSFFLSNLLYVNSGLMYYDSRRDLHQQVELAEIDTIGINE from the coding sequence ATGATGCAGTTTTATAAAAAAAGAGATTTCGGAGCTTTCATCGGCGATAGTTTCGTTTTTTTCAAATTATACGGAAAAAATTATTTTAAAAACTATATCCTTTTGAATGGGCTTTTGCTTATTCTTTTGGTTGTAGTGGTAATATTTGGTTACAGAGAAGTTTTGATGCAGATTTTCGGATCAAATCTTAATGGAAACAGTTCATATCTTGAAAATTATTTTGAAGATAATTTAGGAATGTTTATTGCAATAGGCATGATCACTTTTATCATTTTTTCAGTGTTAATGATCGTCAATTATCTCTATCCTGTTTTCTATCTAAAAAGACTGGTAGCAGGACAGGAGAGAATTAAAATGGATGATATTCTGAGTGATTTTAAAAACAACGCCGGAAGAACAGGGATTCTTTGTCTTGGGATGATCTTTATTGTGACACCTGTATCATTTATCTTGCTAGGATTGTCTTACGCAATGATTTTGATTATTATTGGTTTGCCGATTATGCTATTTGTATTTCCTACAGTGATGAATGTGGTTACTTTTCTGATGTACGATTATTTTAACAGTAATAAAGGTTTTTTTGAAAGCTTAAGCTATTCTGTACGAGCACAATTTTCTTACATCAATGGAAGAGAAAACTCACCTTACTGGAAATACTGGGGTTCTACAACTGTGATTTCAATTATTTTGTATGTGGTTACTACCATCTTTACAATGATTCCGATGATTATATTTTTCGCAACAATGGTCACTACAGAACCCGATGGTAATTTTGAGCAAAATCCGTTTACAGGAGCGATGGGAATTTTACTTTTTGTAACATACGGAATTTCTTTGATGGTTTCGTTTTTTCTTTCAAATCTACTATATGTCAATTCAGGATTGATGTATTATGACAGCAGAAGAGATCTCCATCAACAAGTAGAATTGGCAGAAATAGACACGATTGGCATCAATGAATAA
- a CDS encoding YebC/PmpR family DNA-binding transcriptional regulator, which yields MGRAFEYRKASKMARWDKMAKTFSKIGKDIALAVKAGGPDAEANPALRRCIQNAKGANMPKDNVERAIKKASGADAENYEEINYEGYGQGGVAFFVECTTNNTTRTVANVRAIFNKFDGNLGKNGELAFIFDRKGIFSIDMSQIKMDWDDFEMEMIDGGAEDIDKDDEEVMITTAFEDFGSLSHKLDELGIEVKSAELQRIPNNSKEVTEEQFKANMKMLDRFEEDDDVQNVYHNMEITDELLESL from the coding sequence ATGGGAAGAGCGTTTGAATATAGAAAAGCTTCGAAAATGGCACGCTGGGATAAGATGGCAAAAACATTTTCAAAAATTGGTAAAGACATTGCCTTAGCAGTAAAAGCTGGCGGTCCTGATGCAGAAGCAAATCCTGCATTGAGAAGATGCATCCAAAATGCAAAGGGTGCCAATATGCCAAAAGATAACGTAGAAAGGGCTATCAAAAAAGCAAGTGGTGCTGATGCGGAAAATTACGAAGAAATCAACTACGAAGGTTACGGCCAGGGCGGTGTCGCTTTTTTCGTAGAATGTACTACGAACAATACGACGAGAACTGTTGCCAACGTGAGAGCAATTTTTAATAAGTTTGATGGGAACTTAGGAAAGAATGGTGAATTGGCATTTATTTTCGACAGAAAAGGTATTTTCAGCATCGATATGTCACAGATTAAGATGGATTGGGATGATTTTGAAATGGAGATGATCGATGGTGGTGCAGAAGATATTGATAAGGATGACGAAGAAGTGATGATTACTACGGCTTTTGAAGATTTTGGTTCTTTATCACACAAGTTGGATGAGCTTGGCATTGAGGTGAAAAGCGCAGAACTTCAAAGAATTCCCAATAACAGCAAAGAGGTTACAGAAGAGCAGTTCAAAGCAAATATGAAAATGCTGGATCGTTTTGAGGAAGATGATGATGTACAAAACGTATATCACAATATGGAAATCACGGATGAATTGCTTGAATCTTTATAA
- a CDS encoding OmpA family protein, with protein MKNLKLGISALALTVASTVFAQTTNNPWMIGVGAHAENHKAQANNFSNTFSATNLTKTMFNVNNFSITPPLSKLTVARNIGKGLVIDWQTTVGNVENQRFNMGKEFMLMTGLGFQAKAAGLIWNEESWFDPYLRVGANYLRHDYTALTFPRADYTGMMVANGENGNENGKANFFTVAAGAGANFWLTKNFGLGIQGDYVSTPGDKSNVANFWQASASLNFRFGNRDRDKDGILDKDDLCPDTPGLPEFQGCPDTDGDGVPDKDDQCPDVAGPVENNGCPWPDTDGDGVIDKDDACPTVAGPAENNGCPWPDTDGDGILDKDDACPTVPGLPEYNGCPKPKTKTAEEIATEVKNVYFDFNKATIKAESSAALDRAAQIINTDKGNFLLEGQTDAKGSEAYNLKLSRERAAAVVAALDARGVDPNSLKSIGVGEAKATVSEKASDAERQVDRKVVVTAVENDAEWNAIKKRDYEDAPVKKAPAKKKAPAKKRK; from the coding sequence ATGAAAAATCTAAAATTAGGAATTTCAGCATTGGCGCTTACTGTTGCCTCTACTGTGTTCGCTCAGACTACCAACAATCCGTGGATGATCGGGGTTGGTGCTCACGCAGAGAACCATAAAGCACAGGCGAATAACTTCAGTAACACGTTCTCTGCTACAAACTTGACGAAGACTATGTTCAATGTGAACAACTTCTCAATCACTCCACCATTATCTAAGCTTACTGTTGCTAGAAACATTGGTAAAGGTTTGGTAATTGACTGGCAGACTACTGTTGGAAACGTTGAAAACCAAAGATTCAACATGGGTAAAGAATTCATGTTAATGACTGGTCTTGGTTTCCAAGCTAAAGCTGCAGGTCTTATTTGGAATGAAGAGTCTTGGTTTGATCCATACTTAAGAGTAGGTGCTAACTACCTTAGACATGATTACACTGCCCTTACTTTCCCAAGAGCTGACTATACAGGAATGATGGTTGCAAACGGTGAAAACGGTAACGAAAACGGTAAAGCTAACTTCTTTACAGTTGCTGCTGGTGCTGGTGCAAACTTCTGGTTAACTAAGAACTTCGGTCTTGGTATCCAAGGTGATTATGTTTCTACTCCAGGTGATAAATCAAATGTTGCAAACTTTTGGCAAGCTTCTGCTTCTTTGAACTTTAGATTCGGAAACAGAGATAGAGATAAAGATGGTATCTTAGATAAAGACGATTTGTGTCCTGATACTCCAGGATTACCAGAATTCCAGGGATGTCCTGATACTGACGGAGATGGAGTTCCAGATAAAGACGATCAGTGTCCAGATGTTGCTGGTCCAGTTGAAAACAACGGTTGTCCTTGGCCAGATACTGATGGAGACGGTGTAATCGATAAAGATGATGCTTGTCCTACAGTTGCAGGTCCTGCAGAAAACAATGGTTGTCCTTGGCCAGATACAGACGGTGACGGTATCTTAGATAAAGATGATGCTTGTCCTACTGTTCCAGGTCTTCCAGAATACAACGGATGTCCTAAGCCTAAAACTAAAACTGCTGAAGAAATCGCAACTGAAGTTAAGAATGTTTACTTCGACTTTAACAAAGCGACAATCAAAGCTGAATCATCTGCTGCTTTAGATAGAGCTGCTCAGATTATTAATACTGATAAAGGTAACTTCTTACTAGAAGGTCAAACTGACGCTAAAGGTTCTGAAGCATACAACTTGAAATTATCTAGAGAAAGAGCTGCTGCTGTAGTTGCTGCTTTAGATGCAAGAGGTGTAGATCCTAATTCACTTAAATCAATAGGTGTTGGTGAAGCAAAAGCTACAGTTTCTGAAAAAGCTTCTGATGCTGAAAGACAAGTAGACAGAAAAGTAGTTGTTACTGCTGTTGAAAACGATGCTGAGTGGAACGCAATCAAGAAAAGAGATTACGAAGATGCTCCAGTGAAAAAAGCTCCAGCTAAGAAAAAGGCTCCAGCTAAAAAAAGAAAATAA
- a CDS encoding DUF4350 domain-containing protein — MNKTFKIYALIFIIIMVILALFEVNKKEVTDWRKNFDVNEKSPFGLFVFNQEAKNLFKNNLQKIDVTAYDYYNQNKKKPHNIVVIESDIDIQSWKKILDEVSKGSDAMVIMSKMPKEISDSIGFYDSQISFEDNNVLKLTDTKYQNDFIKLDKFPSGQGFSYIKPGVQILGKTVENENEDQANFIKAKFGKGNIFVHSEPLFLTNYYLLKSGNTKYAQDVFSYLDDKETLWFVEANTKESRFFMRFILGNPALKYAWWLLLVGLILFIFFNAKRKQRIVPIIEPLKNTSVDFVKSIGNLYLQEGDFHDMMAKKAQYFLNKVRLDLLIDTQNLDDEFAKKLQLKTGKNIEIINEAIGLIKKAQDPYASVMKEDLARMNRLLDEIIR; from the coding sequence ATGAATAAAACTTTCAAAATATATGCTTTAATTTTCATCATTATCATGGTGATTTTGGCATTGTTTGAAGTTAACAAAAAAGAGGTGACAGACTGGCGCAAGAATTTTGATGTTAACGAAAAATCACCTTTCGGATTGTTTGTATTTAATCAGGAAGCAAAAAATTTATTTAAAAATAATTTACAGAAGATAGATGTTACTGCCTACGATTATTACAACCAGAATAAAAAGAAACCTCATAATATTGTCGTGATAGAAAGTGATATCGACATCCAATCCTGGAAGAAAATTCTTGATGAAGTTTCTAAAGGTTCTGATGCGATGGTTATTATGAGTAAAATGCCAAAAGAAATCTCAGACAGTATTGGTTTTTACGATTCTCAGATTTCGTTTGAAGACAATAATGTTTTAAAACTAACGGATACAAAATATCAGAACGATTTCATTAAATTAGATAAATTTCCATCAGGACAAGGTTTTTCTTACATCAAACCCGGAGTTCAGATATTGGGAAAAACAGTCGAAAACGAAAATGAAGATCAGGCAAATTTTATCAAAGCAAAATTTGGGAAAGGAAATATTTTCGTTCATTCAGAACCACTTTTTCTGACTAATTATTATCTTCTTAAATCTGGAAATACGAAATATGCTCAGGATGTTTTTTCATATCTTGACGATAAAGAAACACTTTGGTTTGTGGAAGCAAATACGAAAGAATCTCGTTTCTTCATGCGTTTTATACTAGGAAATCCTGCTCTGAAATATGCATGGTGGCTTTTACTTGTAGGATTAATTTTGTTTATATTTTTCAATGCAAAAAGAAAACAGCGCATCGTTCCCATTATCGAACCATTGAAAAATACATCGGTCGATTTTGTGAAAAGTATCGGTAATCTATATTTGCAGGAAGGTGATTTTCATGATATGATGGCAAAAAAAGCACAGTATTTTCTGAATAAAGTCAGACTCGATCTTTTAATAGATACTCAGAATTTAGATGATGAATTTGCTAAAAAACTTCAGTTGAAAACAGGAAAAAATATTGAAATCATCAACGAAGCAATTGGGTTAATTAAAAAAGCACAAGATCCGTACGCAAGCGTGATGAAGGAAGATTTGGCCAGAATGAATAGACTTTTGGATGAAATTATAAGATGA
- a CDS encoding UDP-2,3-diacylglucosamine diphosphatase, translating to MKRNVELVVISDVHLGTYGCKAKELLRYLNSIQPKTLVLNGDIIDIWQFKKSYFPKPHLKVIKKIISFATKNTDVYYITGNHDEMFRKFTDFELGKLKVINKLCLNLNEKKTWIFHGDVFDASVQHSKWIAKLGGKGYDLLIVINNIVNWFLDKMGKEKYSFSKKIKNNVKKAVKYIGDFELTASELAIDNGYDFVICGHIHQPQIREVVTKKGSCTYLNSGDWIENLSALEYNNGEWMIFHYEDHQHLLKDDETEEIQDMNNSELLKIVTQFS from the coding sequence ATGAAAAGAAACGTTGAATTGGTTGTCATTTCGGATGTACACTTGGGAACTTACGGATGTAAGGCTAAAGAATTGTTGAGATATTTAAATTCTATTCAACCAAAGACATTGGTATTGAATGGTGATATTATTGATATTTGGCAGTTTAAAAAGTCTTACTTCCCTAAGCCTCATCTAAAAGTGATCAAAAAAATCATTTCATTTGCCACCAAAAATACTGATGTATACTATATCACAGGCAATCATGATGAAATGTTCAGAAAGTTTACCGATTTTGAATTAGGTAAACTGAAAGTCATCAACAAACTTTGTTTAAATTTAAACGAAAAGAAAACCTGGATTTTTCATGGGGACGTTTTTGACGCTTCGGTTCAGCATTCTAAATGGATTGCAAAACTTGGAGGAAAAGGATATGATCTGCTGATTGTAATTAATAATATTGTGAATTGGTTTTTGGATAAAATGGGTAAAGAGAAATATTCTTTCTCAAAGAAAATCAAAAATAATGTAAAAAAAGCTGTAAAATATATTGGTGATTTTGAACTGACGGCTTCTGAACTAGCAATCGATAATGGTTATGATTTTGTAATCTGTGGACATATTCATCAACCTCAAATTCGTGAAGTGGTCACAAAAAAAGGATCTTGTACCTATCTGAATTCCGGTGATTGGATTGAGAATCTATCGGCTTTAGAATATAATAATGGTGAATGGATGATTTTTCATTACGAAGACCATCAACATTTATTGAAAGATGATGAAACTGAGGAAATTCAGGATATGAATAATTCTGAACTTCTTAAAATTGTTACCCAGTTTTCTTAG
- the tnpA gene encoding IS200/IS605 family transposase, translating to MANTYIQIYIQFIFAVKGRHNLIHASKRADLQKYISGIVKNSNHKLLAIYANPDHVHLLVGFNSLNLKISDFVRDIKANSSRFINDGKWFNGKFNWQEGYGAFSYSKSQIDKVVNYILNQEQHHKKRSFREEYLELLNKFEIQYDNKYVFEFYDD from the coding sequence ATGGCAAATACATATATTCAGATTTATATTCAATTTATCTTCGCTGTAAAGGGAAGACATAATCTGATTCATGCCTCAAAAAGAGCCGATCTGCAAAAATATATTTCTGGAATAGTTAAAAATAGTAATCATAAATTGTTAGCGATTTATGCGAATCCCGATCACGTTCATCTTCTTGTTGGATTCAATAGTTTGAATCTTAAAATATCAGATTTTGTGCGTGATATTAAAGCTAATTCCTCAAGATTCATTAACGATGGAAAATGGTTTAACGGAAAATTTAATTGGCAGGAAGGTTATGGTGCATTTTCTTATTCAAAAAGTCAGATTGATAAAGTTGTCAATTATATTCTAAACCAAGAACAACATCATAAAAAGAGGAGTTTTAGAGAAGAGTATCTTGAACTTTTAAATAAATTTGAAATACAATACGATAATAAATATGTATTTGAATTTTATGATGATTAA